From a region of the Cygnus atratus isolate AKBS03 ecotype Queensland, Australia chromosome 3, CAtr_DNAZoo_HiC_assembly, whole genome shotgun sequence genome:
- the LOC118255946 gene encoding uncharacterized protein LOC118255946, with the protein MELGLVLRLLVIGIFISEAWTQGRPGPMSSECLENFLCITLRAEYFEGKYLSFSAVDQSGIAWELDEALASQCGYTVTYSNWNNIEFRASALSCHSHVEKDTFTVTIQVKASHTPDMKNASVHLKSASCHYGPWSPRQLVCETTYMEVSVRRDVPKTVKDFIQDEPEDWTLVFPEAKSGEASIWQIVFHQPEEKRALLVSDAWSAGYGLNITDTRILLRVPYNAAQTQLVKAQGITFSTVRSSTFYKQQWMILMVDTAVVCPVDGVDYTNKMIIWTVPKYIQALCTGATSFKDVLVEAGVNLHKLSAKEMASRKYVLSNDFDVITMKVPIGAEGGYYKTSVSSGQHGARYCINLFLEHQWEDNKWGLTKHTIIKEIETPFELVELTVTNNSNLSARIMNVTVGMFLLDVELVNLTIEGATVTVPEAVQHGYRMYEIKYANQSKVYVIQVPFDAPSIKKEYVRDDVRTYTLNVTLEFIIHPTSETFSVLIITLSAVKDAVLPSARGFCDENNVHLHITHGNVDQNWMPFISGRHLTPEAAQKYNYSLSDNGTHLAISVPFLSSLLDYEDIHMSGVLASLHLTLKDGVTFANKKDFSISCRFSPSELIQCLPNGTVVITAVKLVRLADLDTSLLVLSDRNCKPSLVTEKTATFKFNVNTCGTKRKFNSTSITYENEVVYFRLGNDSPVYKLKFVCLYTIKQTVDVQYETKKNPSPSIKPGFGSLDLSLKLFKDESYSDPYQELEFPVVKYLKETVYLEVELLQPADPRLELNLKDCWATNSQSQDSLPQWPILINGCENSKDSQRTVFHKVNYSNRVKFPQHLKRFEVMMFTFIEGTTPLQKQLYFHCSVVICSTMPQPSDFLCQRRCNPGKHRRGTAEMWINRQHLN; encoded by the exons ATGGAGCTGGGTCTGGTGCTGAG GTTATTAGTGATAGggatatttatttctgaagcatgGACACAAGGGAGACCAG GACCCATGAGTTCAGAGTGCTTGGAGAACTTTTTGTGTATAACACTGAGGGCAGAATACTTTGAGGGCAAGTACttatctttttctgctgttg ATCAATCTGGCATAGCCTGGGAGCTAGATGAGGCCCTGGCATCACAGTGTGGCTATACAGTAACTTACAGCAACTGGAATAACATTGAGTTTCGTGCTTCTGCACTAAGCTGCCATTCTCATGTGGAG AAAGATACATTCACAGTAACTATACAAGTCAAAGCATCTCATACTCCTGATATGAAAAACGCTTCGGTTCACCTAAAAAGTGCAAGTTGTCATTATGGCCCATGGAGTCCAAGACAGCTAGTATGTGAAACTACCTATATGGAG GTTTCTGTTAGGAGGGATGTTCCAAAGACTGTAAAGGACTTCATTCAAGATGAGCCTGAAGACTGGACTCTTGTCTTTCCAGAG GCTAAATCAGGAGAAGCCTCAATATGGCAAATAGTGTTTCATCAACCAGAAGAGAAAAGGGCTCTGCTTGTGAGTGATGCTTGGAGTGCTGGCTATGGACTCAACATCACAGACACCAGGATTCTGCTGCGAGTACCATATAATGCTGCACAAACTCAGCTGGTAAAG GCTCAGGGAATTACTTTTTCTACAGTGAGATCAAGTACATTTTACAAACAGCAGTGGATGATCCTGATGGTGGATACTGCTGTGGTGTGTCCTGTAG ATGGTGTGGATTACACTAACAAAATGATCATCTGGACTGTTCCAAAATACATTCAAGCACTCTGTACTGGAGCAACTAGCTTTAAGGATGTTCTTGTTGAAGCTGGTGTGAATCTACACAAACTCTCTGCCAAAGAAATGGCTTCCAGGAAATATGTGTTATCTAATGATTTTGATGTGATTACAATGAAGGTACCAATAGGTGCAGAAGGTGGCTATTACAAG ACTTCTGTGAGCAGTGGACAACATGGGGCAAGATATTGCATCAACCTGTTCTTGGAACACCAGTGGGAGGATAACAAATGGGGACTAACCAAACATACCATCATCAAGGAAATAGAAACACCATTTGAACTAGTAGAACTCACTGTAACAAACA ACTCAAATCTGAGTGCAAGGATAATGAATGTGACAGTGGGAATGTTCCTCCTGGATGTGGAGCTTGTGAACTTGACCATTGAGGGGGCAACTGTCACAGTACCTGAGGCTGTTCAGCATGGGTACCGAATGTATGAGATTAAATACGCTAATCAAAGCAAAGTCTATGTAATACAAGTGCCATTTGATGCACCAAGCATTAAGAAAGAG tatGTGAGAGATGATGTAAGAACATACACACTGAATGTCACACTGGAGTTCATAATTCATCCAACAAGTGAGACCTTCTCTGTCCTCATCATTACACTATCTGCTGTTAAAGATGCTG TACTGCCCAGTGCAAGGGGATTTTGTGACGAGAACAACGTCCATCTCCACATCACTCATGGGAATGTGGACCAGAACTGGATGCCCTTCATCTCAGGCCGACACCTGACCCCAGAGGCAGCGCAGAAGTACAACTACAGCCTCAGTGATAATGGCACTCACTTGGCCATCTCtgtccctttcctttcttccctcctggACTATGAG GATATTCATATGTCTGGAGTATTGGCTTCACTCCATTTAACCCTGAAAGATGGAGTCACCTTTGCTAATAAGAAGGACTTCTCAATTTCCTGCAGATTTTCCCCTTCAGAGCTCATAC agtgCCTTCCCAATGGCACTGTGGTTATTACTGCAGTGAAACTGGTAAGACTTGCAGACCTGGACACCAGCCTCCTTGTGTTAAGTGACAGAAACTGCAAGCCCAGCCTAGTGACAGAGAAGACTGCAACTTTCAAATTCAATGTGAATACGTgtggaacaaaaagaaag TTTAATAGCACATCTATAACATATGAGAATGAGGTAGTCTACTTCAGACTTGGAAATGATTCACCAGTATACAA ATTAAAGTTTGTATGCTTATACACAATCAAGCAGACTGTTGATGTCCAGTATGAGACTAAGAAGAACCCATCACCCAGTATTAAGCCAGGGTTTGGCTCTCTTGACCTCTCATTGAAGCTTTTTAAAG ACGAGTCCTATTCTGACCCCTATCAAGAACTGGAATTTCCTGTGGTAAAATACCTGAAGGAAACAGTATATTTGGAAGTAGAACTGCTCCAGCCTGCAGATCCAAGACTAGAACTAAACCTGAAAGACTGTTGGGCTACAAACTCCCAAAGTCAGGACAGCCTTCCACAGTGGCCAATCCTCATAAATGG gtgtgaaaaCAGCAAAGACTCTCAGAGAACAGTCTTCCACAAAGTCAATTACAGCAACAGAGTAAAATTTCCCCAGCACCTGAAGAGATTTGAAGTGATGATGTTCACCTTTATAGAAGGCACAACTCCATTACAAAAGCAG CTGTATTTCCACTGCAGCGTGGTGATCTGCAGCACTATGCCACAGCCTTCCGACTTCCTTTGTCAGAGGAGATGCAATCCTGGGAAACATAGACGtg